A stretch of the Oceanicola sp. D3 genome encodes the following:
- the msrQ gene encoding protein-methionine-sulfoxide reductase heme-binding subunit MsrQ encodes MIDLVNSNLRKLPAWSLYIVAPLPAAFWLWQGATGASGPEPIKALEHSLGLFALQLLIFGLAITPLRKWTGLNLLKFRRAVGVVSFFYVLLHFLTWLVLDMSLLWGQILGDIVKRPYITIGFIGFVLLIPLAITSNNLSVRKLGARWRKLHKLVYPAVLLGGLHWVWLAKGWQLEPMLYLAAILTILALRAIPKPRKRALAA; translated from the coding sequence ATGATCGACCTGGTGAACTCGAACCTCCGCAAGCTGCCTGCGTGGTCACTCTATATAGTGGCCCCCCTGCCAGCGGCCTTCTGGCTCTGGCAAGGGGCGACGGGGGCGAGTGGCCCGGAGCCGATCAAGGCGCTGGAGCACAGCCTTGGCCTGTTTGCCCTCCAACTCCTGATCTTCGGCTTGGCGATCACCCCGCTGCGCAAGTGGACAGGGCTGAACCTGCTGAAGTTCCGCCGTGCGGTTGGGGTCGTCTCCTTCTTCTATGTACTGCTCCACTTTCTGACGTGGCTGGTGCTCGACATGTCCCTGCTGTGGGGGCAGATCCTCGGTGACATCGTCAAACGCCCCTACATCACCATCGGCTTCATCGGATTCGTTTTGCTGATCCCGCTGGCGATCACTTCCAACAACCTATCGGTTCGCAAACTCGGCGCGCGGTGGCGCAAGCTCCATAAGCTCGTTTACCCGGCGGTTCTGTTGGGTGGGCTGCATTGGGTGTGGCTGGCCAAGGGCTGGCAGCTCGAGCCGATGCTCTATCTGGCCGCGATTCTGACGATTCTGGCCCTGCGGGCGATTCCGAAGCCCCGGAAACGGGCGCTCGCCGCCTGA
- a CDS encoding saccharopine dehydrogenase family protein, with protein MTIHWCGTGLSAIPGLRRLLSERDDVAVWNRTEAKAREAVGDLTNDIRAFSMEALSEALGAGDVVVSMLPGDHHVPLAELCLDAGAHFVSSSYISPEMRALDGAAKEKGLRLVNEVGLDPGIDHLMAHWLMADYRASDAFNPDNVLSFISYCGGIPKEPNAFRYKFSWSPLGVLKALKSPSVSIRSHSELRVSRPWDALSRYDAPLATPESFEVYPNRDSLPFMAEYGFEPGWKVKDFVRGTLRLNGWADAWKDVFAEVEALEGKPEADDRLREMADEFWDKHAYAEGEPDRVVLCVALQAESEGVPVYHKSYVMDAWGDARGSAMARLVSDTVAQAVEAVLAHEIPTGVTAAPSDEKLVLRWLERVNTTAQHLMVVDHLTG; from the coding sequence ATGACGATTCATTGGTGCGGCACAGGGCTTTCGGCCATTCCCGGCCTGCGGCGGTTGCTGAGCGAGCGCGATGATGTGGCCGTGTGGAACAGGACAGAAGCCAAGGCCCGCGAGGCCGTGGGCGACCTGACGAACGACATTCGCGCCTTTTCGATGGAGGCCTTGAGCGAGGCTCTGGGCGCGGGAGATGTTGTGGTTTCCATGCTGCCCGGCGACCATCACGTGCCACTGGCAGAGCTTTGCCTTGATGCGGGGGCGCATTTTGTCTCTTCCTCCTACATCAGCCCCGAGATGCGCGCGCTTGATGGGGCGGCGAAGGAAAAGGGCCTGCGCCTCGTCAACGAGGTTGGTCTCGATCCGGGGATAGATCACCTGATGGCGCATTGGCTGATGGCCGACTATCGCGCCTCGGACGCCTTCAACCCTGATAACGTGCTGAGCTTTATCAGCTATTGCGGCGGCATCCCGAAGGAGCCCAATGCGTTTCGCTACAAGTTCAGCTGGTCGCCGCTGGGTGTTCTGAAGGCGCTGAAATCTCCGTCTGTGTCCATCCGCAGCCACTCCGAGCTGCGCGTGTCCCGCCCGTGGGACGCGCTCAGCCGCTATGATGCTCCGCTGGCCACGCCTGAGAGCTTCGAGGTTTATCCCAACCGCGACAGCCTGCCTTTCATGGCCGAATATGGCTTTGAGCCCGGCTGGAAGGTGAAGGACTTCGTGCGGGGCACCCTGCGGCTGAACGGCTGGGCGGATGCGTGGAAGGACGTGTTTGCCGAGGTGGAGGCGCTGGAAGGAAAGCCCGAGGCGGATGACCGCCTGCGCGAGATGGCGGATGAGTTTTGGGATAAGCATGCCTATGCCGAGGGTGAGCCAGACCGCGTTGTGCTTTGCGTGGCGCTTCAGGCGGAATCCGAAGGCGTGCCGGTCTATCACAAGAGCTACGTGATGGACGCTTGGGGCGATGCCCGCGGCTCCGCCATGGCGCGGCTGGTCAGCGACACGGTTGCGCAGGCCGTTGAGGCCGTGCTGGCCCATGAGATTCCGACAGGCGTTACTGCCGCGCCGTCTGATGAAAAGCTGGTGCTGCGCTGGCTCGAGCGGGTCAACACCACGGCGCAACATCTGATGGTGGTGGATCACCTGACGGGATAA
- a CDS encoding saccharopine dehydrogenase, with protein sequence MVHLWVRAEERENERRVGLVPDGVEALLERGFRVTVEDSPDRILPLEPYRHAGAEIAPRGSWREAPEGTLIYGLKELPEDGSPLVHRHIMFGHAYKGQRAGQDLLRRFRAGGGALYDLEYLTEPGGRRVAAFGYWAGFVGAAVTLKAWAAGQRGTICPAVREWEEQADLVSEIRADLEGLPLPRALIVGALGRVGTGAGDMCEEVGIEPIRWDIAETASGGPFPEILGNELFFNCVLAGPETPVFVPREALTAPRALAAIGDISCDPTSDFNPIPIYDAATSWEDPVHRATDEPVLDVMAIDNLPSLLPKESSEDFAAQMLPHLLRLDEIGKGVWGRAAETFKEHTE encoded by the coding sequence ATGGTTCACCTCTGGGTCCGCGCCGAGGAGCGCGAGAATGAACGGCGCGTGGGCCTCGTGCCCGATGGCGTGGAAGCCCTGCTGGAGCGCGGCTTCAGGGTGACGGTGGAAGACAGCCCCGACCGAATCCTGCCGCTGGAGCCATATCGCCACGCCGGGGCAGAGATCGCCCCGCGCGGCAGCTGGCGCGAGGCGCCCGAGGGCACCCTGATTTACGGCCTCAAGGAACTGCCGGAAGATGGCAGCCCGCTGGTGCATCGCCACATCATGTTTGGCCATGCCTACAAGGGCCAACGCGCCGGGCAAGACCTGCTGAGACGCTTCCGGGCGGGCGGCGGGGCGCTTTATGATCTGGAGTATCTTACCGAGCCCGGCGGCCGCCGTGTTGCGGCCTTTGGCTATTGGGCGGGGTTTGTCGGCGCGGCCGTCACCCTGAAGGCCTGGGCTGCCGGGCAGCGGGGCACGATTTGCCCTGCGGTGCGCGAGTGGGAGGAGCAGGCCGACCTTGTGAGTGAAATCCGCGCAGATCTTGAGGGCCTGCCGCTGCCCCGCGCACTGATCGTCGGCGCGCTGGGCCGGGTGGGCACCGGGGCGGGCGACATGTGCGAAGAGGTGGGCATTGAACCCATCCGCTGGGATATCGCCGAAACCGCGTCTGGCGGGCCGTTCCCCGAGATCCTTGGCAACGAACTCTTCTTCAACTGCGTTCTGGCGGGGCCGGAAACGCCTGTATTCGTGCCCCGGGAGGCGCTCACCGCGCCCCGTGCCCTCGCGGCCATCGGCGATATTTCCTGCGATCCGACGAGCGATTTCAACCCGATCCCGATCTATGACGCTGCAACAAGCTGGGAAGACCCCGTGCACCGGGCGACGGATGAGCCGGTGCTCGATGTCATGGCAATCGACAACCTGCCCTCGCTGCTGCCCAAGGAATCCAGCGAGGATTTCGCCGCACAGATGCTGCCCCACCTCCTGCGGCTGGACGAGATCGGCAAGGGTGTTTGGGGCCGGGCGGCTGAGACTTTCAAGGAGCATACGGAATGA
- a CDS encoding FMN-binding glutamate synthase family protein, giving the protein MWFTNWAGWALEVLALGLLVAIGVALFVAACLFVIDKTQTQDAIRRNYPVIGRFRHVFSTLGEFFRQYFFAMDREELPFNRAQRDWVKHAAAGHSNTVAFGSTRNISVVGTPIFVNAAFPPLDDQFASTEPVLIGPHCREPYTAQSIFNISGMSYGALSQPAVRALSRGAKLAGIWMNTGEGGVSPYHFEGGCDLVFQIGTAKYGVRDHDGNLSDEKLKELATHPQVKMVELKLAQGAKPGKGGILPAAKVTPEIAEIRGIRVGEASISPNRHPEIDDWGDLLDYIAHVREVTGKPVGFKTVIGNIEAWRPLFELIAERGEASAPDFITIDGGEGGTGAAPMPLMDLVGMPIRESLPLFNNLRDEFGLKERIRLVASGKMVNPGDVALALALGADFVTSARGFMFSLGCIQALKCNRNTCPTGITTHNPRFQKGLVVEDKDKKVAHYAKSVIKEVETIAHSVGVAEPRLMRRRHVRIVQADGSSIPFNRILPSFNAPPE; this is encoded by the coding sequence ATGTGGTTTACGAACTGGGCGGGCTGGGCGCTTGAGGTTCTGGCGCTGGGGCTGCTGGTGGCAATCGGCGTGGCCCTGTTTGTTGCGGCCTGCCTCTTTGTCATCGACAAGACCCAGACGCAGGATGCCATTCGCCGCAACTATCCGGTGATCGGGCGCTTCCGGCATGTGTTCAGCACGCTTGGGGAGTTCTTCAGGCAATACTTCTTTGCGATGGATCGCGAGGAACTGCCCTTCAACCGGGCGCAGCGGGATTGGGTCAAACATGCGGCTGCGGGGCATTCCAACACGGTGGCCTTCGGCTCGACCCGCAACATCAGCGTTGTCGGCACGCCGATCTTCGTAAACGCGGCCTTCCCGCCGCTGGACGACCAGTTTGCATCGACCGAGCCCGTGCTGATTGGCCCCCATTGTCGCGAGCCCTACACCGCGCAGTCGATCTTCAACATTTCGGGCATGTCATACGGTGCCCTGTCGCAGCCCGCCGTTCGGGCGTTGAGCCGGGGGGCAAAGCTGGCGGGTATCTGGATGAACACGGGCGAGGGCGGCGTGAGCCCCTACCACTTTGAAGGCGGATGTGACCTCGTATTTCAGATCGGCACGGCCAAATACGGCGTGCGCGACCATGACGGGAACCTCTCGGATGAAAAGCTGAAAGAGCTCGCCACCCACCCGCAGGTAAAGATGGTGGAGCTGAAGCTGGCGCAGGGGGCCAAGCCGGGGAAGGGGGGCATTTTGCCTGCCGCCAAGGTGACGCCGGAGATTGCGGAGATCAGGGGCATTCGCGTGGGGGAGGCGTCTATCTCGCCCAATCGACATCCCGAGATTGATGACTGGGGGGATTTGCTCGACTACATCGCCCATGTGCGTGAGGTCACGGGCAAGCCGGTGGGCTTCAAGACGGTGATCGGCAACATCGAGGCGTGGCGACCACTGTTTGAGCTGATCGCAGAGCGGGGCGAGGCCTCGGCGCCTGACTTCATTACGATAGACGGTGGCGAGGGTGGCACCGGCGCGGCGCCAATGCCGTTGATGGACCTTGTCGGCATGCCGATCCGCGAGTCGCTGCCGCTGTTCAACAACCTGCGCGACGAGTTCGGGCTGAAAGAGCGCATTCGGCTGGTCGCGTCTGGCAAGATGGTGAACCCGGGCGATGTGGCGCTGGCCCTCGCGCTGGGGGCCGACTTTGTCACCTCTGCCCGTGGTTTCATGTTTTCGCTCGGCTGCATTCAGGCGCTGAAGTGCAACCGCAACACCTGCCCCACCGGCATCACCACCCATAACCCGCGTTTCCAGAAGGGGCTTGTGGTGGAGGATAAGGATAAGAAGGTGGCGCATTATGCCAAGTCGGTCATCAAAGAGGTTGAGACCATTGCGCACTCTGTTGGGGTGGCCGAGCCTCGGCTGATGCGGCGGCGGCACGTGCGGATTGTGCAGGCCGATGGCAGCTCGATCCCGTTCAACCGCATCCTGCCCAGTTTCAACGCGCCGCCCGAGTAG
- the clpB gene encoding ATP-dependent chaperone ClpB, producing MNMNEFTERSRGFIQAAQTIAMREDHQRMVPEHLLKALMDDEQGLASNLIKRAGGSPERVVEALDAALAKQPKVSGDAGQVYLDSQTGKVLDEAAKIAKKAGDSFVPVERILTALAVVRSGAKQALEAGAVTAQGLNGAINDIRKGRTADTASAEEGYDALKKYARDLTEAARDGKIDPIIGRDEEIRRAMQVLSRRTKNNPVLIGEPGVGKTAIAEGIAIRIINGDVPESLKGKTLMALDMGSLIAGAKYRGEFEERLKAILKEIEAAAGDIVLFIDEMHTLVGAGKADGAMDASNLLKPALARGELHCIGATTLDEYRKHVEKDAALARRFQPVVVQEPTVEDTVSILRGIKEKYELHHGVRVSDSALVAAAQLSHRYITDRFLPDKAIDLVDEAASRLRMEVDSKPEELDQLDRQILQMQIEAEALKKEDDQASKDRLEKLEKELSDVQEKSAEMTAQWQAERDKLDSARALKEQLDHARAQLDQAKREGNLAKAGELSYGVIPGLEKQLAEAEASESDVMVEEAVRPEQIAEVVERWTGIPTARMLEGEREKLLRMEDEIGKRVIGQRQAVQAVSNAVRRARAGLNDEARPLGSFLFLGPTGVGKTELTKALAEFLFDDDSAMVRIDMSEFMEKHAVARLIGAPPGYVGYDEGGVLTEAVRRRPYQVVLFDEVEKAHPDVFNVLLQVLDDGVLTDGQGRTVDFKQTLIVLTSNLGAQALSQLPEGSDAGEAKRDVMDAVRAHFRPEFLNRLDETIIFDRLSRDDMDGIVDIQLAHLRRRLGARGIAIELDEGAHKWLADEGYDPVFGARPLKRVIQRALQNELAEMLLAGDVADGDTVTVSAGAEGLIIGDKVAGSNRPRPDDAVVH from the coding sequence ATGAACATGAACGAGTTCACGGAACGGTCTCGCGGTTTCATTCAGGCTGCGCAGACCATCGCGATGCGGGAAGACCATCAGCGGATGGTGCCCGAGCATCTTTTGAAAGCCCTGATGGACGATGAGCAGGGGCTTGCATCCAACCTTATCAAACGCGCGGGCGGCTCGCCTGAGCGCGTGGTCGAGGCGCTCGATGCGGCGCTGGCCAAGCAGCCCAAGGTTTCGGGCGATGCGGGGCAGGTCTATCTGGATAGCCAGACGGGCAAGGTGCTCGACGAGGCCGCCAAGATCGCCAAGAAGGCGGGCGACAGCTTTGTGCCGGTGGAGCGCATCCTGACGGCGCTGGCCGTTGTGCGCTCGGGGGCCAAGCAGGCGCTGGAGGCTGGGGCCGTAACTGCGCAGGGCCTCAATGGCGCGATCAACGACATTCGCAAAGGCCGCACCGCCGATACCGCTTCGGCGGAAGAGGGCTATGACGCGCTCAAGAAATACGCGCGTGACCTCACCGAAGCCGCCCGCGATGGCAAGATTGACCCGATCATCGGGCGCGACGAGGAAATTCGCCGCGCCATGCAGGTGCTTTCCCGACGGACCAAGAACAACCCGGTGCTGATCGGTGAGCCCGGCGTGGGTAAAACCGCCATCGCCGAGGGCATCGCCATTCGCATCATCAACGGCGATGTGCCCGAGAGTCTGAAGGGCAAGACCCTGATGGCGCTCGACATGGGGTCGCTGATTGCGGGCGCGAAGTATCGCGGTGAGTTTGAGGAGCGGTTGAAGGCCATCCTGAAAGAGATCGAGGCCGCCGCCGGTGATATTGTGCTGTTCATCGACGAGATGCACACGCTTGTGGGTGCCGGCAAAGCCGATGGGGCGATGGACGCCTCCAACCTGCTGAAGCCTGCGCTCGCGCGGGGTGAGCTGCACTGTATTGGTGCCACCACGCTTGATGAGTATCGCAAGCATGTCGAGAAAGACGCGGCCCTTGCTCGCCGGTTCCAGCCGGTGGTGGTGCAGGAGCCGACGGTGGAAGACACGGTGTCGATCCTGCGGGGCATCAAGGAGAAGTATGAGCTGCACCACGGCGTGCGGGTCAGCGACTCGGCCCTTGTGGCCGCGGCCCAGCTTTCGCACCGCTACATCACTGACCGCTTCTTGCCCGACAAGGCAATCGACCTCGTGGATGAGGCGGCGAGCCGTTTGCGGATGGAGGTGGATAGCAAGCCCGAGGAGCTTGACCAGCTGGACCGACAGATCCTGCAGATGCAGATCGAAGCCGAGGCGCTGAAGAAGGAAGACGACCAAGCCTCCAAGGATCGGCTCGAAAAGCTCGAAAAGGAGCTTTCCGACGTGCAGGAGAAGTCTGCCGAGATGACGGCGCAATGGCAGGCCGAGCGTGACAAGCTGGATTCGGCCCGTGCGCTGAAAGAGCAGCTCGACCATGCCCGCGCCCAGCTTGATCAGGCCAAGCGTGAGGGCAATTTGGCGAAAGCGGGTGAGCTTTCCTATGGCGTCATCCCGGGGCTGGAGAAGCAGCTTGCCGAGGCTGAAGCGTCGGAGAGTGACGTGATGGTCGAAGAGGCCGTGCGCCCCGAGCAGATCGCCGAGGTTGTCGAGCGGTGGACGGGTATTCCGACCGCGCGGATGCTGGAAGGTGAGCGCGAGAAGCTGCTGCGTATGGAAGACGAGATCGGCAAGCGCGTGATCGGCCAGCGCCAGGCGGTGCAGGCGGTGTCTAACGCGGTGCGCCGTGCGCGGGCCGGGCTGAACGACGAGGCGCGCCCGTTGGGCAGCTTCCTCTTCCTCGGGCCGACCGGCGTGGGCAAGACGGAGCTGACCAAGGCGCTTGCCGAGTTTCTCTTCGATGATGACAGCGCGATGGTGCGGATCGACATGAGCGAGTTCATGGAGAAGCACGCCGTCGCCCGGCTCATCGGTGCCCCTCCGGGCTACGTTGGCTATGACGAAGGCGGCGTGCTGACCGAGGCGGTTCGGCGGCGTCCCTATCAGGTGGTGTTGTTCGACGAGGTCGAAAAGGCGCATCCGGACGTGTTCAACGTGCTCCTGCAGGTGCTTGATGATGGTGTGCTGACCGATGGTCAGGGCCGCACTGTGGACTTCAAGCAAACGCTGATCGTGCTCACCTCCAACCTCGGGGCGCAGGCGCTCAGCCAGTTGCCCGAGGGATCGGACGCCGGTGAGGCCAAGCGCGACGTGATGGACGCGGTGCGGGCGCACTTCCGCCCGGAATTCCTCAACCGTCTTGATGAGACCATCATCTTTGACCGGCTCAGCCGGGATGACATGGATGGCATCGTCGACATCCAGCTGGCCCACCTGCGCCGTCGCCTTGGTGCGCGGGGCATAGCGATCGAGCTGGATGAGGGCGCGCATAAGTGGCTGGCCGATGAGGGCTATGATCCGGTGTTCGGGGCCCGCCCGCTGAAGCGCGTGATCCAGCGGGCCTTGCAGAACGAGCTGGCCGAGATGCTGCTGGCCGGGGATGTTGCCGATGGCGATACGGTCACGGTGTCTGCCGGGGCTGAGGGCTTGATCATCGGTGACAAGGTGGCCGGCTCCAACCGCCCGCGCCCCGATGATGCTGTGGTGCACTGA
- a CDS encoding endonuclease/exonuclease/phosphatase family protein, whose product MPPFEPPAFAFSYDADAEIAAIRAWRDTQPGRAIPPKQNGRLLLASWNIANLGDRSQIRDEADVRLIAEVISWFDIVAVQEVKENLADWRRVQAHLPHGWDTVFSDQGGNDERMLFAFDSARVTRMELAGEIAVPPGSHRHVKLPGIGQKFRGFDRNPFAVAFEAGGWVLTVVNAHLYFGSESKRSVNRRALETYALGRWADLRRKRGWAYSPNVVAIGDLNMPKAEMGDAIFDALRKRGLEVPAHQSRIGTVITEGKHYDQLAFFPGDAGQAFVQKGVFDFDGAVFADLWQSRTPAEFDAFTRYHISDHRPIWAQFITG is encoded by the coding sequence ATGCCGCCCTTCGAACCACCTGCCTTCGCCTTCAGCTACGACGCTGATGCAGAGATCGCCGCCATACGGGCCTGGCGCGATACGCAGCCGGGCCGCGCCATTCCGCCCAAGCAGAACGGGCGGCTGCTCTTGGCTTCGTGGAACATCGCCAATCTGGGAGACCGTTCGCAGATCAGGGATGAAGCCGATGTTCGCCTCATCGCCGAGGTCATCTCTTGGTTCGATATCGTCGCCGTGCAGGAGGTGAAGGAAAACCTTGCCGACTGGCGGCGGGTGCAGGCGCATCTGCCCCACGGGTGGGACACTGTCTTTTCGGACCAAGGCGGCAATGACGAGCGGATGCTCTTTGCCTTCGACAGCGCCCGCGTTACCCGGATGGAACTGGCGGGCGAGATCGCCGTGCCACCCGGGAGCCACCGCCATGTGAAACTGCCGGGGATCGGGCAGAAGTTTCGCGGCTTCGACCGCAACCCTTTTGCTGTCGCGTTTGAGGCGGGCGGATGGGTGCTGACGGTGGTGAACGCGCACCTCTATTTCGGCTCGGAGTCCAAACGCTCGGTCAACCGGCGTGCGCTGGAAACCTACGCGCTGGGCCGCTGGGCCGACCTGCGCCGCAAGCGCGGCTGGGCCTATTCGCCCAATGTGGTGGCGATTGGCGATCTGAACATGCCCAAGGCCGAGATGGGCGATGCGATATTTGATGCGCTGCGAAAGCGCGGGCTGGAGGTGCCGGCTCATCAATCGCGCATCGGCACCGTCATTACCGAGGGCAAGCATTATGACCAGCTGGCCTTCTTTCCGGGAGATGCGGGGCAGGCCTTCGTGCAGAAGGGGGTGTTTGATTTTGATGGCGCGGTGTTTGCCGATCTTTGGCAAAGCCGCACGCCTGCCGAGTTTGATGCCTTCACCCGCTACCATATTTCCGACCATCGCCCGATCTGGGCGCAATTCATCACCGGCTAG
- the msrP gene encoding protein-methionine-sulfoxide reductase catalytic subunit MsrP, translating to MAFRWSNTLTRADVTPEPIWLNRRKIIAGLTAAGVAGSLAGRAQAAGEELEPNSFEDITSYNNYYEFGTGKTDPADNAAALDTSGWAIEIDGMVDKPGRYTMADLTDGLTEEERIYRFRCVEAWSMIVPWNGFELADMLAKVGVQEGARYVAFETVVQPENMPGVRRKVIPFPYVEGLRLDEAMHPLTMMATGIYGKPMPNQNGAPIRLVVPWKYGFKSIKSIVRISLVDEEPPTTWNKLNAREYGFYSNVNPKVSHPRWSQASERVIGGGLFAKRQETLMFNGYEDEVAALYEGMDLTKNY from the coding sequence ATGGCTTTTCGCTGGAGCAACACACTCACCCGCGCCGACGTGACACCGGAGCCGATCTGGCTGAACCGGCGCAAGATCATCGCCGGGCTGACGGCGGCCGGTGTGGCCGGCTCGCTGGCCGGGCGGGCACAGGCGGCAGGTGAGGAACTGGAGCCGAACAGCTTTGAGGACATCACCAGCTACAACAACTACTACGAATTCGGCACCGGCAAGACGGACCCTGCCGACAATGCCGCAGCGCTGGATACTTCCGGCTGGGCGATTGAAATCGACGGCATGGTCGACAAGCCGGGCCGCTACACGATGGCCGATCTGACCGACGGGCTCACGGAGGAGGAGCGGATCTATCGCTTCCGCTGTGTCGAGGCCTGGTCGATGATCGTTCCGTGGAACGGGTTTGAACTGGCCGACATGCTGGCCAAGGTCGGTGTGCAGGAGGGCGCGCGCTACGTGGCCTTTGAAACAGTGGTGCAGCCAGAGAACATGCCGGGCGTGCGCCGCAAGGTTATTCCCTTTCCCTATGTCGAGGGCCTGCGCCTTGATGAGGCGATGCACCCGCTGACGATGATGGCCACCGGGATCTACGGCAAGCCGATGCCCAACCAGAACGGAGCGCCGATCCGGCTGGTGGTTCCGTGGAAGTATGGCTTCAAGTCGATCAAGTCGATCGTGCGGATCAGCCTTGTGGATGAGGAGCCGCCGACAACGTGGAACAAGCTGAATGCCCGTGAGTACGGCTTCTATTCCAACGTGAACCCCAAGGTGAGCCATCCGCGCTGGAGCCAGGCCTCCGAGCGGGTCATCGGTGGGGGGCTGTTTGCAAAGCGGCAGGAGACCCTGATGTTCAATGGCTACGAGGATGAGGTTGCCGCTCTCTACGAGGGCATGGATCTCACCAAAAACTACTGA
- a CDS encoding SDR family NAD(P)-dependent oxidoreductase, which translates to MKGAIITGAARGIGLATAKLLAGDGWKVAMVDRDCEALKAAVGEVPGGVAVFADVSLPEDASRMVDEAKAALGRIDGLVNNAGVALFGPEAETDFAMWREVMATNLDGVFLCSQAARAALNESKGAVVNIASISGHRASTLRVAYGTSKAGVIHLTKQFAAEWGEHGVRVNCIAPGPVDTKLALAVHTPDIRAAYHDSIPLNRYGKEEEIAQGIVFLLSDKASYITGQLLSVDGGFESTGIGLPSLRS; encoded by the coding sequence ATGAAAGGTGCAATCATTACCGGGGCCGCGCGTGGGATCGGGCTGGCGACGGCCAAGCTGCTGGCCGGTGATGGCTGGAAGGTGGCGATGGTCGACCGCGACTGCGAGGCGCTGAAGGCCGCCGTGGGCGAGGTGCCGGGCGGAGTGGCCGTGTTTGCCGATGTGTCGCTGCCCGAGGATGCGAGCCGGATGGTCGACGAGGCCAAGGCAGCGCTGGGCCGCATCGACGGCTTGGTGAACAACGCGGGTGTGGCGCTGTTTGGCCCGGAGGCGGAAACCGATTTTGCCATGTGGCGCGAGGTCATGGCCACAAACCTCGACGGCGTGTTCCTCTGTTCGCAGGCCGCGCGCGCGGCGCTGAACGAGAGCAAGGGCGCCGTCGTCAACATCGCCTCGATCTCCGGGCATCGGGCCAGCACGCTGCGCGTGGCCTATGGCACCTCGAAGGCGGGGGTGATTCACCTGACCAAACAGTTCGCCGCCGAATGGGGCGAGCATGGTGTGCGGGTCAATTGCATTGCGCCCGGCCCGGTGGATACCAAGCTGGCACTCGCCGTGCACACGCCCGACATTCGCGCGGCCTACCACGATTCCATCCCGCTCAATCGCTACGGCAAGGAAGAGGAGATTGCGCAGGGCATCGTCTTCCTGCTGTCCGACAAGGCCAGCTATATTACAGGGCAGTTGCTCTCGGTGGATGGCGGCTTTGAGAGCACTGGGATCGGCCTGCCCTCGCTCCGGTCGTGA